GATGGCACCACACGTATCGCAACTAATTCTGATCATGCGAGCTGCTCTTTTTCGATTTACTACCGCCTTTGATGCGCGGGCACCGATTGCCTGATGCATTCAGTGACTTTTCCAGCAGCTCACTATCCGCAGAGCACCACCTGAACTGAGTTTTGGAGTAGACTTCTTGCCGCTTCCGCCTGCTCTGGGCGAAGTAGTTTCACCTAAAGCGCTGCATGTTTCGGTGCGGCGACTTATGAAGTCCCGGTTGATGCTTTTCGCGTCCGCAGACTGCACAGGATTGAAATGCCTTGTTGCGAGATCGAGTATCTATGAAATCGAGGTGACTCCCCCATGCGCTCCATTCTCCGTGCTCTCCCGCTGTTGATACCTGCTCTGCTCACGATGATCGTGCCTGCCACACTGATGGCTTCGGGCAATATGCACAAGGTCAAACACGTCATCATCGTCATGCAGGAGAATCACTCCTTCGACAACTACTTTGGGGCGCTCGCGTACGCACCCGGCAGCCCGTATCACCAGCCCTCGGCTGCCCCTGGAGGCAGTCCCGCTGGCTGCCGGCAGAACGACCACGCTTGTGTCGACGGCCTGAGTTGCACTGCGGATGCAGCCGGCAATCTCACCTGCTCGAACTCCAACGTCGATGACGACGGCAGCATCGTCCACGCTTTCCACGATCCGCACGTCTGCGTGATTCCCGATTTGGACCATGGTTGGCCCGGCACGCATCACGAGATCAACTTCGCCGACGGCAACCTCACGCTGGTGCAGCCGCTCAACGACGGCTTCGTGCGCGTTAACGATGCATCGGAGCAGCACGACACGCTCGGAGAGAACGCTACTGAAGACGATACAATGGGTTTCTACAACCAGAACGAGATCCCGTTCTATTACGACCTGGCACAGAAATTCGCGATCAGCGATCGCTACTTCTCTTCCCTTCTCGGCCCCACATTTCCCAATCGCGCCTATTTCATGGCCGCAACTTCGTTCGGACACCTGAGCACGAATGAGATCATTCCGCCTCCCGGCGGTTACAAACCGATCACCGGTAGCATCTTCGACCTGATGGACACGCAGGGCGTGAGCTGGGTCGACTATTTCCAGGATCTGCCGCAGGCTGCTGACTTCCGCCTGTTTCCCCCGGTTCCGCCAGACCAGCATTTCCAGTCCGTGGCGCAATTTCTTGCGGAGGCCGCGGGAGCACCTGGCGCGAATGCGTTGCCGCAGGTGTCCTTCGTCGATCCCAATTTCGGATATTTCGGATTGGCGGTCGAGAATGACGAGCACCCACCAACCGACATTCGTCGCGGCCAGTTCTACGTCTCGCAAGTTGTGAATGCCGTGCGCAACGGCCCCTACTGGAAGGATTCAGTGATCTTCATCACCTACGACGAGCATGGCGGCTTCTACGATCACGCCAAGCCTCCGGCAGCGCCACAAGGTGGCGCGCTCAGTCCTGACGGAATCAATCCCGGACAATGCGAGGACCTATCGAATCCTCCTGCCAGCGAACAGCCCGGCGGCGGAGCTAATTGCTTCTTCAGCATGAGCGACGCGGCGGCGCTTTGCTCGAGCTTCAGTCCTACGGGTCCTTACCCAGCCGAGTGCGCCAACTTCAACCAACTCGGCGTCCGCGTGCCGTTTATCGCAGTCTCGCCGTTTTCGAAGCCACAGTACGTTTCGCATACCGTCGGCGACCACACTTCGTTGCTCTCATTCATTGAGACTGTGTTCATGGGAAGCGACGATGCCGTGCGCCCACACCTGACGCTGCGCGATCTCAATGCTAACCCGTTGCTCGACCTGTTCGATTTCAATGGTTCGCCGTCGTCGAATACGCCAGTTCAACAAGCGACACCGGCATTCCTGGACTGCACACCGTAACGCGCAGGTCCCAGCATTGTCGAATGTGAAGCGCAGCAAGAGCCATTGCATTCTTCTTTGGTCTGGCAACATGGAATCGAATATCAGTTGTTGAGTTTCGATAGAGCGCACAGTTCCATATTGGACCAGAGCGTTTTTATACCGCGTTGATCTCCAGCAAATTCGTGGGGTCCAAATCAGCGCCAATAAAAATTTTCATCATTTACTTTCAGCGACTTACAGCGCCAACTGACGGCGGGACTACACCTTGCAGTGGAATCAATGTGATAGCCTGCCAGTTTGCGCGTGGGCGCGTACATTCTTTGTGGGAGGAGAAACTCAAGGAGACACATGGCAAGAGGAACAGTGAAGTGGTTTAACGATTCGAAGGGCTACGGATTCATCACTCCGGATGACGGCGGCAAGGATCTGTTTGTTCATCACTCCGCAATTCAAGGTGGCGGCTTCAAGTCCCTCAAAGAAGGCCAGGCCGTCGAATACGACTCTGAGCGTGGGCAAAAAGGCCCGCAAGCGGTGAACGTGAGGCCCGTCTGAATCTCTGAGTTTGAGGCCAATGAGCTACCTGAGAATGGCAGCAATTCTACTCGCCTATGCGGACGAGTGTGTCGTCTAAAAGGAGGCCCTCAGCGGCCATTCGCGGTTAGTTGGGGCCCTCGATGAATTGCGTTCGGTAGGCCCGTTCCCGTTTTGGATTGCTGAGCATTCGAGCTATTTGGACGGGCTCTTCTGAGGAGCTGCGGAATCGAGATCGAGATTTAATTCGAGTACATTCACGCGGGGTTCACCTAAGAATCCGAACTGGCGTCCGTCGGTGTGCTTAGCGATCAGCGAACGAAGCTCGTCTTCGCTAATGCCCCTCACTTTGGCTAGTCGTGGGATCTGAAATCCGGCGCCTGCCGGCGTGATGTGTGGATCAAGTCCGGAGCCGGAGGTCGTTACCAAATCAATGGGTACAGGCTGCGAGGGATTCTCGGTCTTGTATTGAATCACGCTTACGTTCACGCGATCGATCAAGGCGTGGTTCGTGGGGCCCAGATTTGAGGCGCCCGAGTTTGCCGCGTCATATCCATTGCCCGCGGCGGAAGGACGAGAATGAAAGTAAGCCTCAGAGACGAACGTCTGGCCGATGATGCGAGAGCCGACTATCTTTCCATCTCGGGAGATAAGCTGGCCATTAGCTTTTTCGCGGAACAGGCCCTGCGCAAGCGCCGTGACAACGAACGGGTAGATGATGCCGAGGAGAATCGTTGCCACAATCGTCATCAAGATTGAGGTGATCAGATTGCGTTTCATTTCGGACTCCTATGCCAGACCAATGCGGGTGATGATCATGTCAATGCCTTTAATCCCAACGAACGGCGCGATGATTCCACCCACGCCGTAAATCCACAGATTTCGCCGCAGCAGCGCGGCGGCGCCCCTCGGTCGATACTTCACTCCGCGCAGCGCCAGCGGAATCAGCGCAATGATGATCAGCGCGTTGAAAATCACTGCCGACAGAATCGCCGATTCGGGAGTTCGCAGACGCATGATGTTCAGTGCGTTCAATACCGGGAATGTCGCCGCAAACATCGCTGGGATGATCGCGAAATATTTAGCAACGTCGTTCGCGATCGAGAACGTTGTGAGCGATCCG
This genomic interval from Terriglobales bacterium contains the following:
- the kdpC gene encoding potassium-transporting ATPase subunit KdpC produces the protein MKRNLITSILMTIVATILLGIIYPFVVTALAQGLFREKANGQLISRDGKIVGSRIIGQTFVSEAYFHSRPSAAGNGYDAANSGASNLGPTNHALIDRVNVSVIQYKTENPSQPVPIDLVTTSGSGLDPHITPAGAGFQIPRLAKVRGISEDELRSLIAKHTDGRQFGFLGEPRVNVLELNLDLDSAAPQKSPSK
- a CDS encoding alkaline phosphatase family protein, with translation MRSILRALPLLIPALLTMIVPATLMASGNMHKVKHVIIVMQENHSFDNYFGALAYAPGSPYHQPSAAPGGSPAGCRQNDHACVDGLSCTADAAGNLTCSNSNVDDDGSIVHAFHDPHVCVIPDLDHGWPGTHHEINFADGNLTLVQPLNDGFVRVNDASEQHDTLGENATEDDTMGFYNQNEIPFYYDLAQKFAISDRYFSSLLGPTFPNRAYFMAATSFGHLSTNEIIPPPGGYKPITGSIFDLMDTQGVSWVDYFQDLPQAADFRLFPPVPPDQHFQSVAQFLAEAAGAPGANALPQVSFVDPNFGYFGLAVENDEHPPTDIRRGQFYVSQVVNAVRNGPYWKDSVIFITYDEHGGFYDHAKPPAAPQGGALSPDGINPGQCEDLSNPPASEQPGGGANCFFSMSDAAALCSSFSPTGPYPAECANFNQLGVRVPFIAVSPFSKPQYVSHTVGDHTSLLSFIETVFMGSDDAVRPHLTLRDLNANPLLDLFDFNGSPSSNTPVQQATPAFLDCTP
- a CDS encoding cold-shock protein; translation: MARGTVKWFNDSKGYGFITPDDGGKDLFVHHSAIQGGGFKSLKEGQAVEYDSERGQKGPQAVNVRPV